One Thermoanaerobacter pseudethanolicus ATCC 33223 DNA window includes the following coding sequences:
- the mazG gene encoding nucleoside triphosphate pyrophosphohydrolase → MNKLFIVGLGPGSADSITLGTIEKMKNADKVFLRTEKHPVVPYLKTQGIIFDTFDKMYEKSTTFEEVYENIAREIIDIAKKYRKVVYAVPGHPYVAEKSVEYILNFCNDCADISIEVIPAISFIDAIIGELKIDPIYGLKIIDGLSLDVQKPDKRCGNIVVQVYDRFIASEVKLKLAEVYGDSYPVTVIKNAGIPGKQVIETIPLYMIDRLDWIDYLTSLYIPPVQTLFQEKYDIYDLLEIMRILRSEKGCPWDKEQTHQSLEKYLVEESYELVDAIEKESEDKMVEELGDVLLQVVFHSQIAKERGTFNFGDVVDGICKKMIWRHPHVFGTEELKTSKAVLEKWDELKKEEKDLNSYTEVLKDVPRYMPALMRSYKIQEKAAKVGFDWERVEDALSKVYEELEELKEVYKGKDKEKIIEEVGDLIFAVVNVARFLDVEPESATHNTVEKFIKRFEYIEKTAAKNGQKLDEMTLSDMDKLWNEAKMNNFNKKNEK, encoded by the coding sequence GTGAATAAACTATTTATAGTAGGCTTAGGGCCGGGTTCGGCAGATTCCATTACACTGGGTACGATAGAGAAAATGAAAAATGCTGATAAGGTTTTTTTGCGGACAGAAAAGCATCCGGTAGTTCCTTATCTTAAAACGCAGGGAATTATTTTTGACACTTTTGACAAGATGTACGAAAAAAGTACTACTTTTGAAGAAGTTTATGAAAATATTGCGCGGGAAATAATAGATATAGCAAAAAAATATCGAAAGGTTGTGTATGCTGTTCCAGGACATCCTTATGTAGCGGAAAAATCTGTGGAATACATATTAAACTTTTGTAACGATTGTGCCGATATATCAATAGAGGTTATACCAGCTATTTCTTTTATTGATGCCATTATAGGCGAATTGAAAATTGACCCTATATATGGCCTCAAAATAATTGATGGTTTGTCTTTGGATGTTCAAAAGCCTGATAAGAGATGTGGCAATATTGTTGTGCAGGTGTATGATAGATTTATAGCTTCAGAAGTGAAGTTAAAACTGGCAGAAGTGTATGGAGACAGTTATCCTGTGACTGTTATAAAAAATGCGGGGATTCCAGGGAAACAAGTAATAGAGACAATACCCCTTTATATGATTGACAGGCTCGATTGGATTGATTATCTTACTTCTTTATACATACCTCCTGTACAAACACTCTTTCAAGAAAAGTATGACATATATGACCTTTTAGAGATAATGAGAATTTTAAGAAGTGAAAAGGGATGTCCATGGGATAAAGAGCAGACTCATCAAAGCCTTGAAAAATATTTGGTGGAAGAGAGTTATGAGTTAGTTGATGCGATTGAAAAAGAATCTGAGGATAAGATGGTAGAAGAGTTAGGAGATGTGCTTTTACAAGTTGTATTCCATTCACAAATTGCAAAGGAGAGGGGAACATTCAATTTTGGCGATGTAGTAGATGGCATATGCAAAAAGATGATTTGGAGGCATCCTCACGTTTTTGGGACAGAAGAATTAAAAACTTCTAAAGCCGTATTAGAAAAATGGGATGAGTTGAAAAAAGAGGAGAAAGATTTAAATTCTTATACGGAAGTTTTAAAAGATGTGCCAAGGTATATGCCTGCTCTTATGCGAAGCTATAAGATTCAAGAAAAAGCTGCAAAGGTGGGTTTTGATTGGGAGAGGGTTGAGGATGCACTTTCTAAAGTCTATGAGGAATTAGAAGAATTAAAGGAGGTGTATAAAGGGAAAGATAAAGAAAAGATTATTGAGGAAGTTGGAGATTTAATTTTTGCAGTGGTAAATGTAGCTAGATTTTTAGATGTAGAACCAGAAAGCGCAACTCACAACACAGTGGAAAAATTTATAAAGCGATTTGAATACATTGAAAAAACTGCGGCAAAGAATGGACAAAAATTGGATGAAATGACTTTAAGTGACATGGATAAGCTGTGGAATGAAGCAAAGATGAATAATTTTAATAAAAAAAATGAAAAATAA
- a CDS encoding HU family DNA-binding protein — translation MNKADLVAKIAEKSELTKKDAEKALNAFIEAVEEALKNGDKVQLVGFGTFEVRERAERKGRNPQTKEEITIPASKAPIFKAGKALKDLVNS, via the coding sequence GTGAATAAGGCAGATCTTGTTGCGAAAATTGCAGAAAAAAGTGAGTTAACAAAAAAGGATGCTGAAAAGGCATTAAATGCTTTCATTGAAGCAGTAGAAGAAGCATTGAAGAATGGTGACAAAGTTCAATTAGTAGGGTTTGGCACATTTGAAGTAAGAGAAAGAGCTGAAAGAAAAGGTAGAAATCCTCAGACAAAAGAAGAAATAACTATTCCTGCTTCAAAAGCTCCTATTTTCAAAGCAGGAAAAGCGTTAAAGGATTTAGTAAATTCTTAA
- a CDS encoding RNA-binding S4 domain-containing protein: MRVDKFLKVSRLIKRRTIAKEACDKGLVFINGKQAKASDEVKEHDIIEINFGNKIVKVEVLDVKEHALKDEAYKMYKLIEE; this comes from the coding sequence ATGAGAGTCGACAAGTTTTTGAAAGTTTCAAGGCTTATCAAAAGGCGTACGATTGCAAAAGAGGCCTGTGACAAGGGATTAGTTTTTATAAATGGCAAGCAAGCAAAAGCTAGTGACGAAGTAAAAGAACATGATATAATAGAGATAAACTTTGGAAATAAAATTGTCAAAGTAGAGGTTTTAGATGTAAAAGAACATGCTTTAAAAGACGAGGCTTACAAAATGTATAAATTGATAGAAGAATGA
- a CDS encoding SpoIID/LytB domain-containing protein: MYRNILKLIAVLVALLFAMTSCKPPTKKPEPIRKPRMELPKIPAKINVGENKEPVLKVYVVQTGKIENMPLEKYVEGTVAGEIKNYWPIEALKAQAILARTYVLNFVSTKKSKYPGADISTDFEEAQAWNPSNINSKIKEAVKDTRGVVAVYDGKFINAWFHSHAAGQTALAKEGLNYKEPEPPYIVSVKSNESPSAPANVKHWTAIFTKSEVIDALKKMGLGINDFKTVKIGTKGASGRTVNFLFDKTPVNAPDFRMAIGSERLKSTMIDEVSYDGSKLVIKGRGFGHGVGMSQWGAYQMAKEGKKAKDILNYYFKGINIVKIWD, from the coding sequence TTGTATAGGAACATACTGAAATTAATTGCGGTGTTAGTAGCTTTGTTATTTGCCATGACTTCCTGCAAGCCGCCTACAAAAAAACCAGAACCTATTAGGAAGCCACGAATGGAACTACCTAAAATACCCGCAAAAATAAATGTGGGTGAAAACAAAGAACCTGTTCTTAAAGTTTATGTTGTGCAAACAGGTAAAATTGAAAATATGCCTTTGGAGAAATATGTTGAAGGTACAGTGGCGGGAGAGATAAAAAATTATTGGCCAATTGAGGCTTTAAAAGCCCAGGCGATTTTAGCTAGGACATATGTTTTAAATTTTGTAAGTACTAAAAAGTCAAAATATCCTGGAGCCGACATATCAACAGATTTTGAGGAGGCTCAGGCTTGGAACCCTTCAAATATAAATTCTAAAATAAAAGAAGCCGTAAAAGATACGCGAGGTGTAGTTGCTGTATATGACGGAAAATTTATAAATGCATGGTTTCACTCTCATGCAGCAGGACAAACTGCTTTGGCTAAGGAAGGCCTTAATTACAAAGAGCCAGAACCTCCTTATATTGTGAGTGTAAAGTCAAATGAAAGTCCTAGTGCACCGGCTAATGTAAAGCATTGGACAGCTATTTTTACCAAAAGTGAAGTGATTGATGCATTAAAAAAAATGGGGCTGGGCATAAACGATTTTAAAACTGTGAAAATAGGTACAAAAGGGGCTTCAGGAAGAACTGTAAACTTTCTTTTTGACAAAACGCCTGTAAATGCTCCCGATTTTAGAATGGCAATTGGAAGTGAAAGGCTAAAGTCCACTATGATAGATGAAGTTTCTTACGATGGAAGTAAATTGGTGATAAAAGGGAGAGGGTTTGGGCATGGTGTAGGAATGTCTCAATGGGGAGCATATCAGATGGCTAAAGAGGGGAAAAAGGCAAAAGATATACTAAACTATTATTTTAAAGGCATAAATATAGTAAAAATTTGGGATTAA
- the yabP gene encoding sporulation protein YabP: MEDKRNFSRTGKPHNITIENRERISISGVTNVVSFDEETVILETDLGVLTIRGQGLHINKLNLDDGQVSIDGEVINLNYSDKSGLIGKSGGFISRMFR, encoded by the coding sequence ATGGAAGATAAAAGGAACTTTTCAAGAACTGGGAAACCTCATAATATTACAATTGAAAATAGAGAAAGAATCAGTATTTCTGGGGTAACGAATGTTGTAAGCTTTGACGAAGAAACAGTAATATTAGAGACGGATTTAGGAGTTTTGACGATAAGAGGTCAGGGGCTTCACATTAATAAATTGAACCTTGATGATGGACAAGTGTCAATTGATGGTGAAGTAATAAATCTAAATTACAGTGACAAAAGTGGTCTTATAGGAAAATCAGGGGGGTTTATAAGTAGAATGTTTCGATAA
- a CDS encoding extracellular solute-binding protein has translation MSEERKNWFKNMTTKEKVEYIWDYYKVYIIVSILVIYLLVSFTSSIINRKDYVLNIALIGKYMDFDRQSEFSKKVTKELIGDPSGKKQASIDFYRFVKGPNGNFTLDPASTQKLMARMGAQDIDVIVLDKNNFDILARQGAFLRLDKVKELNLSGLNVAKVEKPSGELKPGVYGIYVGWNNEYLKNLGYDYNDKIIAIMANGQRKDLAIKFVKWLLDVK, from the coding sequence ATGAGTGAGGAGAGAAAAAATTGGTTTAAAAACATGACTACAAAAGAAAAAGTAGAATATATATGGGACTATTATAAAGTTTATATTATCGTAAGTATATTAGTAATCTATTTGTTGGTTTCTTTTACAAGTAGTATTATTAATAGAAAGGATTACGTATTAAATATCGCTTTAATTGGCAAATATATGGATTTTGATAGACAAAGTGAATTTTCTAAAAAAGTCACTAAAGAATTAATTGGCGATCCTTCTGGAAAAAAACAAGCTTCTATTGATTTTTATAGGTTTGTAAAGGGTCCGAATGGTAATTTTACTCTTGACCCTGCCTCAACTCAAAAATTAATGGCTAGAATGGGGGCTCAAGATATAGATGTCATTGTTTTAGATAAAAATAATTTTGATATATTGGCAAGACAAGGAGCTTTTTTGCGATTAGATAAGGTAAAAGAGTTAAATTTATCAGGGTTAAATGTAGCAAAAGTAGAGAAACCCTCTGGTGAGTTAAAACCAGGTGTTTACGGAATATATGTTGGATGGAATAATGAATATTTAAAAAATCTGGGATATGACTATAATGATAAAATTATTGCAATTATGGCGAATGGACAACGCAAAGATTTGGCTATAAAATTTGTAAAATGGCTTTTGGATGTAAAATAA
- a CDS encoding MtnX-like HAD-IB family phosphatase, producing MKKVFLVDFDGTVTKVDTVDLMVKKFAKDGWQYYEELWEKGEMSTEECAIETLKLMEVDEKKLLDLLYTIEIDDYFMEFLNFCRTKDYEVVIVSDGYDFNIKAIMDKYGFNIKFYSNKLWFEDGIIKVDFPHKSKDCDKCGMCKLEVLNRYKIRGYYVVYIGDGYSDFCVSQHADKVFAKGVLEKYCKENEIPCTPFRNFGDIIEKLKR from the coding sequence ATGAAAAAAGTCTTTTTAGTAGATTTTGATGGTACTGTTACTAAAGTGGATACTGTTGATTTGATGGTGAAAAAGTTTGCAAAAGATGGATGGCAGTATTATGAGGAACTATGGGAAAAAGGGGAAATGTCTACTGAGGAATGCGCAATTGAAACATTAAAACTTATGGAAGTAGATGAGAAAAAGCTTTTAGATTTGCTTTACACAATTGAAATAGATGATTATTTTATGGAGTTTTTAAATTTTTGCAGAACAAAAGATTATGAAGTTGTAATAGTGAGCGATGGATATGACTTTAATATAAAAGCTATTATGGACAAATATGGTTTTAATATAAAATTTTACAGTAACAAACTTTGGTTTGAGGATGGAATAATAAAAGTGGATTTTCCACATAAAAGCAAGGATTGTGATAAATGCGGCATGTGTAAACTGGAAGTATTGAATAGATACAAAATTAGGGGATATTATGTAGTTTATATAGGTGATGGATATTCAGACTTTTGCGTCTCTCAACATGCAGATAAAGTCTTTGCAAAAGGAGTTTTGGAAAAATACTGTAAAGAAAATGAGATTCCATGCACTCCTTTTAGAAATTTTGGCGATATTATAGAAAAGTTAAAGCGATAA
- a CDS encoding putative manganese-dependent inorganic diphosphatase: MTTVYVSGHRNPDTDSICSAIAYAYLKRISEGINAIPVRLGPINRETKFVLDYFGVEEPIFIENVYTQVQDIKFDKPLVFKENTSMFEAWNAMMEKNIRTIAVVDNENKLIGIATVGDLAKAYLSSSHELSKYKIPIDNILATLKGEEILRYVDYLEGDILVAAMSKENVLKRIKKGDILIVGDRDDIQQAAIQQGIKALIITGNNGISEKILELAKQYKVTIIKVVPDTFDTVKLLNQSIPLSYVIKKEDLLTFRVSDYIDDVKEVMLKYRYRNFPVVDEEGKVVGLLARRHILDYERKNVIMVDHNEFSQAVEGIEQARILEIIDHHRIGTIETEQPILFRNHPVGSTATIINRLFEEKGLIPEPKIAGIMCAAILSDTLVFKSPTCTPEDVRAAKKLAEIANIDINEFGTEMFKAGTSLEGKTVEEIFYTDFKEFTINNYKIGIGQVNTLTDAGELKQQLISFMEKVKKDKDYDILLLMLTDIINEGSEILFVGNNKELLQRAFNVEIKNNSFYLPYVISRKKQVLPPLVKAINTH, translated from the coding sequence ATGACAACAGTATATGTTTCCGGACATAGAAATCCAGATACCGATTCTATTTGCTCAGCTATTGCTTATGCCTATCTAAAGCGCATATCTGAAGGTATAAATGCTATACCTGTTAGATTAGGTCCTATAAACCGAGAGACAAAATTTGTATTAGACTATTTTGGAGTAGAAGAGCCTATTTTTATTGAAAATGTATATACTCAAGTACAAGACATTAAATTTGATAAACCTCTTGTTTTTAAAGAAAACACCTCCATGTTTGAAGCATGGAACGCTATGATGGAAAAAAACATTAGAACAATAGCAGTAGTAGATAATGAAAACAAATTAATAGGAATTGCAACAGTAGGAGATTTGGCAAAGGCATATCTTTCCTCTTCTCATGAATTATCTAAATATAAAATTCCTATTGACAATATATTAGCTACTTTGAAAGGAGAAGAAATTTTAAGATATGTAGATTATCTTGAAGGAGACATTTTAGTAGCTGCAATGTCTAAAGAAAATGTATTAAAAAGAATAAAGAAAGGAGATATCTTAATCGTTGGAGACAGAGATGATATACAGCAAGCTGCAATTCAACAAGGAATAAAAGCTCTCATAATTACTGGCAATAACGGAATTTCAGAAAAAATTCTTGAACTAGCTAAACAATACAAAGTAACAATTATAAAAGTTGTACCAGATACTTTTGACACTGTTAAATTATTAAACCAAAGTATACCATTATCATATGTAATAAAAAAAGAAGACCTATTAACATTTAGAGTCAGCGATTATATTGATGATGTAAAAGAAGTAATGTTAAAATATAGATACCGCAACTTTCCAGTTGTCGATGAAGAAGGAAAAGTTGTAGGACTACTTGCAAGGCGACATATTTTAGACTACGAAAGAAAAAACGTCATAATGGTAGATCACAATGAATTTTCGCAAGCAGTTGAAGGAATAGAACAAGCAAGAATATTAGAAATAATTGACCATCACAGGATTGGGACGATAGAAACAGAGCAACCAATACTATTTAGAAACCATCCAGTAGGCTCTACTGCTACAATTATAAATCGACTTTTTGAAGAAAAAGGGCTAATTCCAGAACCAAAAATAGCGGGAATAATGTGCGCTGCTATTTTATCAGATACTCTTGTATTTAAATCTCCTACTTGCACACCAGAAGACGTAAGAGCAGCTAAGAAACTTGCAGAAATTGCCAACATAGACATAAATGAGTTTGGAACTGAAATGTTCAAAGCAGGTACCTCTTTAGAAGGGAAAACTGTTGAAGAAATATTTTATACAGATTTTAAAGAATTTACAATAAATAATTATAAAATCGGCATAGGACAGGTAAACACTCTTACAGATGCAGGAGAATTAAAACAACAGCTTATAAGCTTTATGGAAAAAGTGAAAAAAGACAAAGACTACGACATTTTATTGCTTATGTTGACAGACATAATAAATGAGGGATCTGAAATACTTTTTGTAGGAAACAACAAAGAGCTGTTACAAAGGGCTTTTAACGTTGAAATAAAAAACAACAGCTTTTATTTGCCTTATGTCATATCTAGAAAAAAACAAGTATTACCACCCCTTGTTAAAGCGATAAACACCCACTGA
- the yabQ gene encoding spore cortex biosynthesis protein YabQ — protein MVITIQNQVYAFLVTVYGGFVLGFIYDIFKVTRRVFRLKKTFSNIADIIFWLFGTITMLYFMYISNYVEIRFYSFLGFAIGVILYYVLLSYFITQALIGIYEFTIKFLKKMAEIIIYPVKIVVNFFIVPYRFTRKILTLPGAFLKNNLTHFKIFKRKK, from the coding sequence ATGGTAATAACAATACAAAATCAAGTTTATGCATTTTTAGTAACAGTATATGGTGGTTTTGTGCTGGGATTTATATACGATATTTTTAAAGTAACAAGGCGAGTTTTTAGGCTTAAAAAAACTTTTTCTAATATTGCCGATATTATATTTTGGCTTTTTGGGACAATTACTATGCTTTATTTTATGTATATAAGCAATTACGTTGAAATCAGGTTTTATAGTTTTTTAGGATTTGCAATTGGAGTTATTCTTTATTATGTGTTACTAAGTTATTTCATCACCCAAGCTTTAATTGGAATTTATGAATTTACAATAAAGTTTTTAAAAAAGATGGCAGAGATTATTATATACCCTGTTAAAATAGTAGTCAATTTTTTTATTGTTCCTTATAGGTTTACAAGAAAAATTTTAACTTTGCCTGGTGCTTTTCTAAAAAATAATTTAACCCATTTTAAGATTTTTAAGAGGAAAAAATAA
- a CDS encoding FtsB family cell division protein encodes MKKLKKILFFAFIAYVAFTFFQQQVALEKLNNRYRDLKNKEAAVIKENKYLNELLHQMNSESFIENEARQKLGLVKKGEIIYVDISKTKTQETKK; translated from the coding sequence GTGAAAAAACTAAAGAAGATATTGTTTTTTGCCTTTATTGCATATGTTGCCTTTACTTTTTTTCAGCAGCAAGTAGCATTAGAGAAACTTAATAATAGGTATAGGGATTTGAAAAATAAAGAAGCTGCAGTAATAAAAGAGAATAAGTATTTAAATGAATTACTTCACCAGATGAATAGTGAAAGTTTTATTGAAAATGAGGCAAGGCAAAAATTGGGGTTGGTTAAAAAAGGAGAAATAATTTATGTAGATATTTCAAAAACTAAGACACAAGAGACAAAAAAGTGA
- a CDS encoding S1 domain-containing RNA-binding protein — MPFEVGDVVEGTVLNITDFGAFIQLPEGKTGLVHISEVANTYVKDIREHLKEHDKVKVKILSMDANGRISLSIKKALPKNNKERDPKDFVWQSNRNYNTNSSFEERLLKFLKDSDERQQQLRKNFDSKRRNTGYRKSNGY, encoded by the coding sequence ATGCCATTTGAGGTTGGAGATGTTGTTGAGGGCACTGTGTTAAACATCACAGATTTTGGAGCATTTATTCAGCTACCAGAGGGAAAAACTGGGTTGGTGCATATTTCGGAAGTTGCTAATACCTATGTAAAAGACATTAGGGAGCATTTGAAGGAGCATGATAAAGTAAAAGTAAAAATATTGTCCATGGATGCTAATGGAAGAATAAGTTTGTCAATCAAAAAGGCTTTGCCTAAAAATAATAAAGAAAGAGATCCAAAGGATTTTGTATGGCAGAGCAATAGGAATTATAATACTAATAGTTCTTTTGAAGAGAGATTGCTTAAGTTTTTAAAGGATTCAGACGAAAGACAGCAACAGCTGCGAAAGAATTTTGATTCCAAGAGAAGAAATACTGGCTATAGAAAAAGCAATGGATATTAA
- a CDS encoding Ppx/GppA phosphatase family protein, whose product MRICAIDIGTNSIRQLICDIDNENINKIQKDVEITRSGEGISKTGKLNNNAIQRSIEVIERFVKLAQEKGAEVIYAFATSAMRDAKNKDAFFEQIGKLGLEVEIIDGETESLFGYMGAVMGVNKENALVLDIGGGSTELAYKGREFVKESFDIGAVRLTEKFIKNDPPTAEEYDEIRLHIIDTMVNSINKYKEVENVIGIGGTITTLAAVSQQLEIYSQEKVHGYQLKKEEIKRILDKFMSVTLEERKKFFGLQPQRADIIIAGTAILLTILEMLSFKEITVSEWDNLEGAVLYKFREFKL is encoded by the coding sequence ATGAGAATTTGTGCGATTGATATAGGGACAAATTCAATACGCCAACTTATATGTGACATAGATAATGAAAATATAAACAAGATACAAAAAGACGTTGAAATAACTCGATCAGGGGAAGGAATATCTAAAACGGGGAAGTTAAATAATAATGCGATACAGAGAAGCATTGAAGTGATTGAACGCTTTGTGAAATTGGCCCAAGAAAAAGGCGCAGAAGTTATATATGCTTTTGCAACATCTGCGATGAGGGATGCTAAAAATAAAGATGCTTTTTTTGAGCAAATTGGAAAACTTGGGCTAGAGGTAGAAATCATAGATGGAGAAACAGAGAGCTTGTTTGGATATATGGGAGCGGTGATGGGGGTTAATAAGGAAAATGCACTGGTGTTAGATATAGGAGGAGGAAGTACTGAATTAGCATATAAAGGTAGAGAATTTGTAAAAGAAAGTTTCGATATTGGGGCTGTGAGGCTTACTGAAAAATTTATTAAAAATGACCCTCCTACAGCTGAGGAATATGATGAAATCAGGTTGCATATAATAGATACAATGGTAAATTCCATTAATAAGTACAAAGAAGTTGAAAATGTCATCGGCATAGGGGGAACGATAACAACTCTTGCTGCTGTTTCTCAGCAATTGGAAATTTATTCTCAAGAAAAAGTTCATGGCTATCAGCTAAAAAAAGAAGAAATTAAGAGGATTTTAGATAAATTTATGTCTGTTACATTGGAAGAGCGGAAAAAATTTTTTGGATTGCAACCACAAAGGGCTGATATAATAATTGCGGGAACTGCTATATTACTGACCATATTAGAAATGCTGAGTTTCAAAGAAATAACCGTTAGTGAGTGGGATAATTTAGAAGGAGCAGTCCTATATAAATTTCGGGAATTTAAGTTATGA
- a CDS encoding ROK family transcriptional regulator — MKLRIGNKELIKDINRSLVINEIRMNGPISRTDISKNLNLGLSTVTNIVEELENQNLVHEVGEADSTGGRKPILLEFNYNYGYIIGIKIEENNLIFALTNLKSEIIEKRVVPFKKGTNSNTVLNMVVENIEKLITKIPYNKNLMGIGVAVSGLVDQQKGKLIYSGMLNWSNVEIGNILENKFNVPVYIDNDVNAYTLAELWYGHGRELNNFIVVTYGSGIGSGIVINKKLYTGDFGGAGEIGHMVLVAEGRKCECGQRGCLEAYASEDFIVDYIRDNIKMYSESKIDLTEDLSIEKVYEYAKEGDMLAIDVLRLSAKYLGYGLLSVINLLNPSTIILAGEGMIAKDIILPVINDIVKNNFFKMHEKKVQIKVSELGDEGWVIGASTLAISKLFEIPLYEGQDNALTVF, encoded by the coding sequence ATGAAACTAAGGATAGGAAACAAGGAACTTATAAAAGATATTAATCGCTCTTTAGTAATAAATGAAATAAGAATGAACGGACCTATTAGCCGTACTGATATTTCAAAAAATCTTAATTTAGGATTATCTACTGTTACAAACATTGTTGAAGAATTAGAAAACCAAAATCTCGTTCATGAAGTAGGAGAGGCTGATTCTACAGGTGGAAGAAAACCTATTCTTTTGGAATTTAATTATAATTACGGATATATTATAGGCATTAAAATTGAGGAGAATAACTTGATATTTGCTTTGACAAATCTTAAAAGTGAGATTATTGAAAAGAGAGTTGTACCATTTAAAAAAGGGACAAATAGTAATACGGTATTAAACATGGTGGTTGAAAACATAGAAAAATTAATTACAAAGATTCCTTATAACAAAAATTTGATGGGTATAGGAGTCGCAGTTTCTGGTTTAGTTGATCAACAAAAAGGAAAACTTATATATTCTGGTATGTTAAATTGGAGCAATGTTGAAATTGGTAATATTTTAGAAAATAAATTTAACGTTCCTGTATACATTGATAATGACGTGAATGCCTATACATTAGCTGAATTGTGGTATGGACATGGAAGAGAATTAAATAATTTTATAGTGGTAACTTATGGTTCTGGTATTGGTTCAGGAATAGTAATTAATAAAAAATTGTATACTGGTGATTTTGGCGGTGCTGGAGAAATAGGACATATGGTGTTGGTTGCTGAAGGCAGAAAATGTGAATGCGGACAAAGGGGTTGCTTGGAAGCATATGCTTCAGAAGATTTCATAGTAGATTATATTAGAGATAATATAAAAATGTATAGTGAAAGTAAAATAGATTTAACAGAAGATTTATCTATTGAAAAAGTCTATGAATATGCAAAAGAAGGAGATATGCTTGCGATTGATGTATTAAGGTTGTCTGCAAAATATTTGGGGTATGGTTTATTAAGCGTGATAAATCTATTAAATCCATCAACAATAATTCTTGCAGGAGAAGGAATGATTGCTAAAGATATTATTTTACCTGTTATAAATGATATTGTAAAAAATAATTTTTTCAAAATGCATGAAAAAAAAGTACAGATAAAAGTATCTGAACTTGGAGATGAAGGATGGGTGATTGGTGCTTCAACATTAGCGATTAGCAAACTTTTTGAAATACCTTTGTATGAAGGGCAAGATAATGCATTAACAGTATTTTAA